One Microbacterium sp. W4I20 DNA window includes the following coding sequences:
- a CDS encoding PIG-L deacetylase family protein: protein MRILAIGAHPDDIDILCGGTLALYAAAGHSIVIAIATNGNVGSATLTRDQTAALRRREAERSCAVIGAELIWMDFDDEWLFDDRATRTVFIDAIRHARPDIMLVHSTGDYHPDHRIAGQVAQDARIPAAVKLVETRLPALTEIPKLYTMDTIGQLEGGLDVYVDITSVMDQKIEMAAAHVSQKAWLDHIFGMDYLEFIRSQASMRGRELGVQYAEAFRDIPTYPPSRPDLPRLGVDVNVVRTKRKQEKK from the coding sequence ATGAGGATTCTCGCGATCGGTGCTCACCCGGACGACATCGACATCCTCTGTGGCGGGACGCTCGCACTCTACGCGGCGGCTGGACACTCCATCGTCATTGCGATCGCGACCAACGGGAATGTGGGATCGGCCACTCTCACCCGCGACCAGACAGCCGCACTTCGCCGCCGCGAAGCCGAGCGATCATGCGCGGTGATCGGCGCCGAGCTGATCTGGATGGACTTCGACGATGAGTGGCTTTTCGACGACCGCGCTACGAGAACCGTGTTCATCGATGCCATCCGTCACGCCAGGCCAGACATCATGCTCGTCCACAGTACGGGCGATTACCACCCCGACCACAGAATCGCGGGCCAGGTGGCGCAGGATGCTCGCATTCCCGCGGCTGTGAAACTCGTCGAGACACGCCTGCCCGCACTCACGGAGATACCAAAGCTCTACACCATGGACACGATCGGCCAGTTGGAAGGCGGACTCGACGTCTACGTCGACATCACGAGCGTGATGGACCAAAAGATCGAAATGGCGGCAGCCCATGTCAGCCAGAAGGCCTGGCTCGATCACATATTCGGCATGGACTACCTCGAATTCATTCGGTCCCAGGCATCGATGAGGGGACGCGAACTGGGGGTCCAATACGCGGAGGCATTCCGCGACATCCCTACTTACCCCCCAAGTCGACCAGATCTGCCACGTCTCGGCGTCGACGTTAACGTTGTCCGCACGAAAAGGAAGCAGGAGAAGAAATGA